One region of Zootoca vivipara chromosome 7, rZooViv1.1, whole genome shotgun sequence genomic DNA includes:
- the YWHAB gene encoding 14-3-3 protein beta/alpha, with translation MDKSELVQKAKLAEQAERYDDMAAAMKAVTEQGHELSNEERNLLSVAYKNVVGARRSSWRVISSIEQKTERNEKKQQMGREYREKIEAELKDICNDVLELLDKYLIANATQPESKVFYLKMKGDYYRYLSEVASGESKQTTVANSQQAYQEAFEISKKEMQPTHPIRLGLALNFSVFYYEILNSPEKACSLAKTAFDEAIAELDTLNEESYKDSTLIMQLLRDNLTLWTSENQGDEGEAGEGEN, from the exons ATGGATAAAAGTGAGTTGGTACAGAAGGCCAAACTTGCTGAGCAGGCAGAGCGCTATGATGATATGGCTGCTGCCATGAAGGCTGTCACTGAGCAGGGACATGAGCTGTCCAATGAAGAAAGGAATCTCCTCTCTGTTGCCTACAAGAACGTGGTTGGTGCCCGTCGCTCTTCGTGGCGTGTCATCTCCAGCATTGAACAGAAGACGGAAAGAAATGAGAAGAAACAGCAGATGGGAAGAGAATATCGTGAGAAGATTGAGGCTGAACTGAAGGACATCTGCAATGATGTTCTG GAACTGCTGGATAAGTACCTTATTGCTAATGCCACACAGCCAGAAAGCAAAGTCTTCTATTTGAAAATGAAAGGAGATTACTATAGATACCTTTCAGAAGTGGCATCTGGAGAAAGCAAGCAAA CAACAGTAGCAAATTCTCAGCAGGCATATCAGGAAGCATTTGAAATCAGCAAGAAAGAGATGCAACCAACACATCCTATTCGACTTGGTCTGGCACTTAATTTCTCTGTGTTCTACTATGAGATACTAAACTCACCAGAGAAAGCCTGCAGTCTGGCAAAGACG GCATTTGATGAAGCAATAGCTGAACTGGACACACTGAATGAAGAATCTTACAAAGATAGTACTCTGATTATGCAGCTACTTAGAGATAACCTTACT CTATGGACATCGGAAAACCAGGGAGATGAAGGGGAAGCTGGGGAGGGCGAGAACTAA